The sequence below is a genomic window from Bacillota bacterium.
TTCGGATACATTGAACGGGCTTGTTTGCTTTCAAATAACCTCATGAAATTGGTAAAAGAGGATTCAAATGGATACTTTATCTTTCCGGAATATTTCAAATTTGGTCAACCGAATAGTGGAACTGAATGGGATGGAACAGCCGCAGTTATTATAGGAATGGCACTTTTGTGGAGGAAGCTTAAGGATTCTAATAATATAAAAAGAAATATTTATAACTTCGTGTGTGGATATAATTCTCCACTTGAATTTGTTATTAAATATATTGAAAACCATCCTCTTATTCCTGGTAGCGGGGAATTCGGAGGAGGTTGTGGAATACCTGGTAAATACTATAATGTAGTACAGAACTATTTGATACGATTAGCTTTAATAGCAGCATCTCGAATGGCAAGTGCAGGGGGTCAACTTTACACAGCTAATAGATTTGAAGTATGTGCCAAAAAAATTGCGGAAAACATGCGTAAATATTTGGTAGATACTGATGGGACATGGCTTTGGTGTGTAAATGCGGATTCTTTGAAACCTGATTATAGGATAATCAACCATCTCCACAACAAAGGTTTTGGAGGGCTAAACGGTGTTATCTCAATGTATGCAGATGTACTTGGATTAGAACCTTTAAGTTCAAGTTATGAGAATATTGATATTAGTGTGAAGACATTTAATAAAATATTTTCGTTTCCTCCCCGAAAGAGTATGTTTGAAAAGTATGGAATTTGGATACAATTTGATGAATGGTTTGGAGGCTATCTGAGCAGCCCTTCATACGGACAAGGATATGCTATTCAGTCAATGCTTCTTATGGATAAAATTGATATGGCTGAAAAAGCTCTTAATTATCTTGCAATAGAAACATATAAACCGCTTGAAGGATATAATGTGGAGAGGGAATCCCCATACTTTTTTTATGAAAGATTTTACATACCGGAAGCGGTTGGTAAAATAAACCTTGATCAAGGGTGTGGGGCGTTAAACCTTGTTAATGTTGCTGAACCGCTCAAAATTGCACGCCTCTTAATTGGAATAGATGATTATTCATCAGAGAATATTGTATTAATTCCTAGGTTGCCAAAGTCATGGAAAGGTTATAGTGCAAAAAACTGGCCTGTATTTATTAAAAATTTACAGATGAGAGCTGACATATATTATGAAAAGAAAGATAAGACTACTACTTACCGTATTGAATTCGACAGAGAAATACCAGATTTAACAATAGTTATAAAACATCCTACAAATATTAGGAAAAAGTATTCATATAAAAATATTAGATATATAAATCTTGAGATATAAAAATAGGAGTTGATACATATGAGAAAAATACATTTAATATGCAACGCACATTTAGATCCTGTATGGCAGTGGGAATGGGAAGAAGGTGCAGCAACTGCATTATCAACATTTCGCATAGCTGCACAACTTTGTGAAGAATATGATGGATTTGTTTTTAACCATAATGAAGCTATTCTTTATAAATGGATAGAAGAATATGAGCGCGAATTATTCAAAAAGATACAAAAACTGGTTTTTGAAGGGAAATGGCATATAATGGGAGGATGGTATTTACAACCTGATTGTAATATGCTTTCTGGAGAGTCGTTTGTAAGACAGATATTAATGGGAAAGAAGTATTTTAAAGAAAAATTTAACGCCGAACCTACGACTGCAGTAAACTTTGATTCTTTTGGCCATACAAGAGGACTTGTGCAGGTTTTGAGAAAATCTGGATATGATTCGTATATTTTTACAAGACCAAATAGAGGAAGAAATTATATTCCTGATGGTGATTTTATCTGGGTCGGATATGATGGTTCAGAAGTAATAGCTCATAGAGAAGAAGGGTATAATACCCTCTTAGGAAATGCCGATAAAAAGATACTAGGATGGATGAAAAATAACGAGGATGCTCAAATAGGACTTATTGCATGGGGAGTTGGAAATCATGGAGGAGGTCCTTCTAGGTTGGACCTTGACAATATTAATAAGCTTGTAAAAGAAATAAAAGAATTTGAAATATTACACTCAACACCTGAACAATATTTCAAAGAACTCAAACAGAGTGGCAAAATCTTGCCCAGATACGAACATGACCTAAACCCGAGCAATCCAGGTTGTTATACTTCACAAATTTTAATTAAACAAAAGTATCGTCAGTTAGAGAATGAATTGTATATGGTTGAAAAAATGTTATCTCACGCTAGAATACATGGATACTTGGAATATCCTAAAGAAGAATTGGATGAGGCATTGAATAGCTTACTAATGTCACAATTCCACGACATCATATGTGGAACTTCCATACAGCCTGTCGAAGAAACTTCGTTAAGACTACTGAACTATGGCTTAGAGATATTATCGAGATTGAAGGCTAGAGCGTTTTTTGCTCTTGCTGCCGGACAGAAAAAGGAAAAAGAAAATGAGATACCTATACTTGTATATAATCCACACCCATATAAGGTAAAAGGAATATTCGAATGTGAATTCATGCTTCCAGACCAAAATTACAACGAAGAATTTACAATGCCTATAGTGTATCAAAATGGTAATATTATACCATCACAACCGGAGAAGGAATTTAGTAACTTAAACCTCGATTGGAGAAAACGTGTTATTTTTGAAGCAGAACTTGAACCATTCCGGATGAATCGATTTGATTGTAAATTAATTGTTCTCCCTAGAAAGCCTGAACCAAAATTAATAGAAAAAAATGGCGAAATTAAATTTAGGACTAAAGAGCTTGAAGTTGTTATCAATTGCAACACAGGGCTTATTGATAGATATTGTGTAAATGGGAAGGATTTTTTAAAGGAAAATTCATTTGCACAACTAATTATTAATGATTCTGATGACCCCTGGGGTATGAAAGTAGATCGCTTTAGAGACGTAATTGGACATTTTAGATTGATGGATGAAAAGGAGGGAACGGAATATTCAGGAGTGAAGGAAGGGAGACTAAAATCTGTACGCGTTATAGAGGATGGAGAAGTAAGGAGCGTAGTAGAAGCTGTATTTAGATATGGGTATTCATTTATATGTCAAACATACAAACTTCCCAAACGTGGGACTGAAATAGAGGTACACATCAGAGTTAATTGGAATGAAAAAAGTAAAATGCTCAAACTTTCGATTCCGACAACAATTGACGATGGGAAGTATCTAGGACAGGTGGCTTTTGGTATTGAAGAACTGCCAAATAACGGTGAAGAGGCAGTTTCGCAAAGATGGACAATGGTTGTCTCAAATAGTCCAAGTTATGCATTTTCCTGTATAAACGATGGTATTTATGGATCCGATTTTAAAGACGGAGAGATTAGGCTCTCTTTGCTGCGTTCTCCTGGATATTGTGCACATCCCATTAAGGACAGACCAATAATGGTCCAAGATAGATTTTTACCCCGTATTGACAACGGAGAGAGGGTATACAGATTTTGGTTCAATGGAGGAGAAACTGAAAACAGATTAAAAGTAATAGATAGAGAAAGTTTGGTACATAATGAGAAACCTTATGCATTATCCTTCTTTCCATCAGGATCGGGGAAGTTATATAATTCACCAATAATACTGGATAATGAGTCGTCAATACTAATGACAGCATTCAAAAAGGCAGGAATGTCGGAAGATTATATATTACGTCTGTATGAGCCGACTGGCAAAGGTGGAACAACAGTAATCCACATGCCTTCTTTTGGAATAACCCAGACTATTACATTTAAAAAGTTTGAGGTAAAAACATTTAAGCTAGATATGACTGCAAGGAAACTTATAGAAGTTAGTATAACGGAAGAATAGAGTATTACTTACGAATGTAAATATTTCTGTAATGCGTCTGGGAAAGGACATGCAGTTTGGCAGGTGAAAACCGTATGGTAAATGAGACAATACACTGAAGAATTCAAGGAACAAATATTAGCAGAATGCCAGGAGGTTGGTAATGTAGCCCTGGTAGCTAGACGTCATCAAATCTCTGAAAACACTATCTATACCTGGATAAAAAAGATACATAAAAATGGTTCTGTAAAACCTCTGCCTAAAGTTGAAAAACAACATTTCAAGGAACTTGAAAAAAGGCTCATTTGTCGAGTTTGGTATGAAGTTTAGCGGAAGGTGGGTGTGGGTAATACCCACGAAGGCGCTAAACATCAGTGCTTACATTAAAAAAGCGCAAAATAATCTAAAAGCGTGGTTATAATCATGTTTCTAAAGCTTAGGGACTAAAGAATATTAATTCGTTTTATTACAAAGAATTTTTAAAGGTATGCAAAGTGTATGCCTATTTTGTGCTGCTCATTTTTAGGTAAAATTATTAATATTGGTATTTTTATACTTGATAACAAAACAATAATGGCAATATGTGGAAATATTTGTACTGTTTTTTTATATTATGCTTTTTTGTTATTCTTATAGCAACTTTTCAATTTCAAAAAAAAATTTATTACAAAAATCTTGACATAATTCCTAGTATGATTTATAATATAAAATATCTAAGTGTTATTTGTATATAATAATTAAATATATTTTTAAAATATGTTTATTAATTAAAATATTAACGAATTACTAAAGGAAAGACATAAATCTGTTTAATATTAAACTTTTTATAGTTTTGGGAGATGCTTATAGCTTGAGGTTCATTGAAATATTGAATAAGTGCTCCGCCTTGCATATCAACTCATAAAGAATTTTCCATTCTGTGGAATTCCTTATGATAGCGATGTAAGCGCGTAGTTCCTTTTTTTGAAGCTCTAGCGTATTATGCGGTAAGGAGGAAAGGAGGTGTTTTGATTTAATATCTTTACAGGTAGGAAAGGAGCGGTAACTGTGAAAATTCCAGGAGCAAGAAAAAATTGTAAAAAATTTACCAAAGACGATCTGGAATTATCAATTTTGGGTTTTCCCACATTTTTATGGTATGTTATTTTTGCTTATATTCCTATGTTTGGCATAATCATTGCGTTTAAAAGATACATACCAAAACCGGGATACAATTTTATATATAACCTATTCAATAGCCCATGGGTTGGGATAAAGAATTTCATATTCTTATTTATTTCGAGGGACTCATACATTATATTTCGTAATACTTTATTATATAACATAGTATTTATAGTTCTTGGGATTGTAATTCCGGTTACGCTTGCCATCCTAATTTCTCAGTTATATAGTCAGCGATATGCAAAAATCATTCAAACCGCTACATTTCTTCCGCATTTTCTATCATGGGTGGTAGTAAGCAATTTTGTAGTAACGTTCCTTAATCCTGATAAAGGATTACTAAATCGCATTATTGTCAATTTTGGCAGCAATCCGGTAATGTGGTATATGGAACCGAAATACTGGCCATTTATTTTAGTTTTTATGAACTTATGGAAGGGTATGGGCTATAGTATGATTATATATTTAGCCTCTATTAATAGTATTGATACTACATATTATGAAGCTGCTATTATTGATGGAGCTACAAAAAAGCAGCAGGTATTTAAAATTACCATACCGCTATTGCGTCCAATTATCACGATATTATTCATATTGTCTATTGGACGGATATTTAACTCGGATTTCGGGCTATTTTACCAAGTACCTCAAAATTCAGGATCGCTTTTTAATGTAACTGCTACGATTGATGTATATGTTTATACTGCCTTAATGAAACTAAATAATATAGGCATGAGCTCTGCTGCTGCCATGTTTCAGTCGGTATTTGGTTTTTTCTCCATACTTATTGCTAATTTAATTGTGAGAAAATTAGAGCCGGATATGGCATTGTTTTAATTATGGCATGCCTTATGGAAAGAGGTCGATGAATGTCAAATAGTATAGCCAAAATAAATAGAATATCTTCTTTAAGCAATTGTTTACTTGTTATCATGTTTTTTATAATAGCATGCATATGCATAATGCCACTAATATTTGTGTTTATAATTTCTATTTCATCGGAGAAATCTATTTCAACTGTTGGTTATAGCTTTTGGCCGCAATCTTTTTCATTTGAAGCATATAAATATTTATGGCTCACAAGAGATACAATAGGTCGATCTTTCGTTGTATCGATATTGGTAACGGCTATTGGTACAATTTTAGGTTTAATTCTAAATGCTAACATGGGGTATGTTCTATCGCGCCGAAGTTTTGCCTTAAGAAAATTTTGCATTTATGTAGTTTTTATCCCTATGTTGTTTACAGGAGGCATGGTAGCGAATTATATGGTAATGACCCAACTTCTAAGGCTAAAAGATAATTTATTTGCTTTAATATTGCCAGGAGTATGTTCTTCATTTTATATCATTGTGCTGCGAACTTTCTTCCAAACAATGATACCGGACTCTATTATCGAATCCGCAAAAATCGATGGGGCTAACCAGTTTCGGATATTTGCGCAGGTTGTTGTGCCTATTTCCACGCCGGCTCTTGCAACTATTGGCTTGTTTCTTTCTTTTGCCTACTGGAATGATTGGTTTAATGCTCTTATGTACATTAATAACCCGGCTCTCTATCCGCTCCAGTTTGTGCTTATGAGTATACAACGTCAGATTGATCTAATGCTAAAGAGTAAAAACATGATAGGGGCTATGTATAATGACATAAGTTCGCTACCATCCGAAAGTTGTCGAATGGCTATTGTAATGGTGGTGGTAATACCAATTACATGCTCGTACCCATTTTTTCAAAAATATTTTATTTCAGGCTTAACTATTGGCGCTATTAAGGGTTAAATTCAATTAAATTCAAAAGGCTAAATTCTAAATTGCCATGATAAAAACGGGGGCTTATACCGCGTGAGGTACTAAGAGGGGCGTTTCTTTGGCAAAAAAGGTACTGACCCGTTTTTACAAAATAAAATAAACTGTTTTAAGGAGGTAATAATGATGAAAAGAAAAGCTATTTTAGTATCCATCCTATTAGTATTCAGTTTGATGGTAGGAATTTTGGCAACGGGTTGTTCGGTCAAGGGAACTACAACAGGTACTTCTTCAAGCACAACAGCAGGTACTTCTTCAAACCCCATACAATTAATTTGGCTTATGTATGGCGGAGTTCAGAAAGATGAAGCCATGGTATGGAATGAACTAAATAAAATGTCTAAAGAAGCGATCAATGTTACTGTTGAAACAAAACACTATGATGCTGACAAACTAAGCGTAGCTCTGGCATCGGGAGAATATTACGATATGTGCTTTACTTGTGAATGGTTCAACGATTACGGGCGACAAGCGCAAGCAGGTTATTATGCTGATATTACTGAAAAAATCAAAACTGTTACTCCGGATTTATACAAGTTTATACCTGAAGTTGTATGGAAAGGATCAATGATTAATGGCAAACTTTATGCCATTCCGGTTTATAAAGATTCTGCGGCAGCTCAATATTGGATGTTTGATAAAGCTACAGTAGAAAGATTGAATATTGATATTACCAAAGCAACTACAATGGATAGCTTAACTCCCATTCTTAAAAAAATTAAAGAAGATAAACCGGATGAATATCCTATTATGCTTGGGAAAGGCGGATTGCAGAGCCTTGCCAATGAATATGACTACCTTATTCGAGAAATTGGTTTGGCCGTGCCGTATACTGGTGGAAGCACCAAGGTGATTTGCATATGGGAAGATGAATATTTTCTGAACAAATTACGTGTTCTGCATAGCTGGTATGTAAATGGATACATTAATCCTGATGCTCCCATTAGGGAAACTGCCATAAAGTATTCTGCGGTAGATGGGCTTCAAGGTTTCCCCGGCGCTGATGCGATAATGACACAGGTAAGGCAAGCTGATGGTTATGGACCTGTAGTGATTAACAAGTTCTTTGGACCGGTTTACTCCACTTCATCGATTAGAGGCGCAATGAATGCTATTAGTGCCGGTTCTAAGTATGTTGACGCTGCTTTAAAGTATTTCGAATATATAAATCTTAATCATGAATACAGAGATATGTTGGCGTATGGCATTAAAGGCGTTCACTATGAGTTAACACCCGAAGGTACTGTAAATGTAATCAGCTCAAATTATTGTCCTCCGGCATGGTCTCAAGCAACTTTCTTTACCATGACGCCTACTGCACCCGCCCCTAAAAATATGTGGGAAATGGTTAAAAAAGAAATTGACAATGCTCCGGGTTCTCCGCTTCTTGGTTTTAGTTTGAATGTAAGTGGTCTGGAAACACAGATTGCTGCATGTACTACTATTGTTAACAAATATATTACTAACCTTTATACTGGAGCTGCTGATCCGGATGTTGAAATACCTAAATTGATGGAAGAACTGTATGCTGCAGGTTACAAAACTATTGTCGAAAATGCGCAAAGCCAGGTTGACGCTTTTTTAAAGCAAAATAAATAGCATTAACTTTTTTGCAAAGGGTGGTATCGCAATCAGCCACCCTTTGTATTAACTTTTATTAATAAATAATAATGCCATGGGAGGTCAATATGCTTTTAAGTCATTCAAAAATTTGTATTAATCCACCTATCGGAGTAGAGCTTAGCGGATATGGTTATTTTCTTAATAGGCGAAATATAGGGATTAGGGATGATATTATGGCTAGGGCTTTATTTCTGCAACAAGAAGAAGTATCGTATTTGTTAATATGCTGTGATTTGCTTGGGTTTCATCCTATGGTAGTGGAAAGAGTTAAGGAGGAACTTTCCAAAATCTTAAATATTCCGCAACAGGCTATTTTGCTTCTATGCACACATACGCATACCGCGCCCGCATCTATGTGGACATTGGGTTGTGGAGAAATTGACAATGATTATCTTAATAATTTGATAGATCAACTTATAAAGGTAGGCGTAAAAGCTGCAATTGAAGCTTTGGACAGGGAAGTAACCGGTGTTAAATGGATTGAACAGCCGGTGGAACCTATTGGTTATAACCGGGCAATACCAGGAGGACCTGTAGATAATAATCTTTACGCATTAGTTTTTGAATTGAAAGGCGCAAAGCCCTACGTAATAGCGTGTTATTCGTGTCATCCGGTCATGTGGGGACCGTCAAAACTGGTGTCGGCGGATTTCCCCGGCGTTTTTACATCGCTTTTGGATGGCAGAGGGTATGATGGCATGTTTGTTAATGGTTTTTTGGGAGACATAGATCCTATTTCCAACTCAATATCATGGGGCTCCGCAACTCAAGAGATTGTGGACAATTATGGAAAAATATTGGCAGATGGCCTGGATAAGGGCTTGGAGAATGCCAAACGGATTCAGCCGTCAATTTCTTATACGGATTTTACTTTTAACCTGGAACTTGCTCATTACAGCATTGAAGAATTGGATGCTCATGAAAAACAGAGTTATAGCGTATATCCTGAAAATCCGGTTATGCATAAAGTCGTCAATGAGTGGGTAAAAATTGTCAAGCAGGAGCTGACCACAAAATCGGATCCATATACGGAACCGCTTTATGTTCAGATTGTAAAGATCGGGTCAGTTATAATAGCTGCCTTGCAGGGAGAAATCTATACCCAGATTGGTTTTGATATTCGAAGTTCGGTGGGGAATGTTCCCTTGATGCTTATTTCAAACGCTAATGCGGCTACAAGATATATAGCGACGGATGATGAAATTGAAAAAGGCACTTACGGAGGGTTTGAGTACTGCTATTCATGCGGCCGGCTGCCGCTAAAAAAGGGGAATGCGAATAATATTGCGCGGATTGTGGCCAAGCATGTTGCCGCTTTGCAATAAATTTCACGCATTATTTATTTTTAATATGCATCTACAAAAGGTTATTGCTTAAATTATTGCAGAAACGGTGTAATTATTGTCTAAAATTGATGAAAATCTGTAAAATGCATAAGTGTTAAAATATATTAAAATATTCGAAATTATATATTATTTATGGTTATATAAGTATTATAATACAAATATTTATTATTTTATTTATTATTGCGCATCCTTACTTGACTTGATAGTAGTAACAATTATATTTTCCTTGTGCTATGCACTTTGATCTGACGAAAGGATAGGTGATATGTTTGGAACAAATTACCGTAAGGGATGTAAGAAACATCAACAAATACAACATAATTCGCACCTTAATGTCGCAAAAAGACTTGTTGAGAAGCGATATTGCAATAAAAAACAACATAAGCGTTATGACAGTAAAGAATATAATAGATGATTTATTGGAAAAAAATATTATTTATGAAAAAAAAGCGGGATCATCTTTTATAGGAAGAAAGCCTAGCGTTTTGAACATTTCGGATACTGTAGGCTATGTTTTGGCTGTGGATCTGACTTCGAAAAACCGTATGTGTTATTTTGTATATAATATCTA
It includes:
- a CDS encoding ABC transporter substrate-binding protein, encoding MMKRKAILVSILLVFSLMVGILATGCSVKGTTTGTSSSTTAGTSSNPIQLIWLMYGGVQKDEAMVWNELNKMSKEAINVTVETKHYDADKLSVALASGEYYDMCFTCEWFNDYGRQAQAGYYADITEKIKTVTPDLYKFIPEVVWKGSMINGKLYAIPVYKDSAAAQYWMFDKATVERLNIDITKATTMDSLTPILKKIKEDKPDEYPIMLGKGGLQSLANEYDYLIREIGLAVPYTGGSTKVICIWEDEYFLNKLRVLHSWYVNGYINPDAPIRETAIKYSAVDGLQGFPGADAIMTQVRQADGYGPVVINKFFGPVYSTSSIRGAMNAISAGSKYVDAALKYFEYINLNHEYRDMLAYGIKGVHYELTPEGTVNVISSNYCPPAWSQATFFTMTPTAPAPKNMWEMVKKEIDNAPGSPLLGFSLNVSGLETQIAACTTIVNKYITNLYTGAADPDVEIPKLMEELYAAGYKTIVENAQSQVDAFLKQNK
- a CDS encoding transposase, producing the protein MRQYTEEFKEQILAECQEVGNVALVARRHQISENTIYTWIKKIHKNGSVKPLPKVEKQHFKELEKRLICRVWYEV
- a CDS encoding carbohydrate ABC transporter permease, which codes for MSNSIAKINRISSLSNCLLVIMFFIIACICIMPLIFVFIISISSEKSISTVGYSFWPQSFSFEAYKYLWLTRDTIGRSFVVSILVTAIGTILGLILNANMGYVLSRRSFALRKFCIYVVFIPMLFTGGMVANYMVMTQLLRLKDNLFALILPGVCSSFYIIVLRTFFQTMIPDSIIESAKIDGANQFRIFAQVVVPISTPALATIGLFLSFAYWNDWFNALMYINNPALYPLQFVLMSIQRQIDLMLKSKNMIGAMYNDISSLPSESCRMAIVMVVVIPITCSYPFFQKYFISGLTIGAIKG
- a CDS encoding alpha-mannosidase, with the translated sequence MRKIHLICNAHLDPVWQWEWEEGAATALSTFRIAAQLCEEYDGFVFNHNEAILYKWIEEYERELFKKIQKLVFEGKWHIMGGWYLQPDCNMLSGESFVRQILMGKKYFKEKFNAEPTTAVNFDSFGHTRGLVQVLRKSGYDSYIFTRPNRGRNYIPDGDFIWVGYDGSEVIAHREEGYNTLLGNADKKILGWMKNNEDAQIGLIAWGVGNHGGGPSRLDLDNINKLVKEIKEFEILHSTPEQYFKELKQSGKILPRYEHDLNPSNPGCYTSQILIKQKYRQLENELYMVEKMLSHARIHGYLEYPKEELDEALNSLLMSQFHDIICGTSIQPVEETSLRLLNYGLEILSRLKARAFFALAAGQKKEKENEIPILVYNPHPYKVKGIFECEFMLPDQNYNEEFTMPIVYQNGNIIPSQPEKEFSNLNLDWRKRVIFEAELEPFRMNRFDCKLIVLPRKPEPKLIEKNGEIKFRTKELEVVINCNTGLIDRYCVNGKDFLKENSFAQLIINDSDDPWGMKVDRFRDVIGHFRLMDEKEGTEYSGVKEGRLKSVRVIEDGEVRSVVEAVFRYGYSFICQTYKLPKRGTEIEVHIRVNWNEKSKMLKLSIPTTIDDGKYLGQVAFGIEELPNNGEEAVSQRWTMVVSNSPSYAFSCINDGIYGSDFKDGEIRLSLLRSPGYCAHPIKDRPIMVQDRFLPRIDNGERVYRFWFNGGETENRLKVIDRESLVHNEKPYALSFFPSGSGKLYNSPIILDNESSILMTAFKKAGMSEDYILRLYEPTGKGGTTVIHMPSFGITQTITFKKFEVKTFKLDMTARKLIEVSITEE
- a CDS encoding sugar ABC transporter permease codes for the protein MFGIIIAFKRYIPKPGYNFIYNLFNSPWVGIKNFIFLFISRDSYIIFRNTLLYNIVFIVLGIVIPVTLAILISQLYSQRYAKIIQTATFLPHFLSWVVVSNFVVTFLNPDKGLLNRIIVNFGSNPVMWYMEPKYWPFILVFMNLWKGMGYSMIIYLASINSIDTTYYEAAIIDGATKKQQVFKITIPLLRPIITILFILSIGRIFNSDFGLFYQVPQNSGSLFNVTATIDVYVYTALMKLNNIGMSSAAAMFQSVFGFFSILIANLIVRKLEPDMALF